From Methanocella paludicola SANAE, a single genomic window includes:
- a CDS encoding Coenzyme F420 hydrogenase/dehydrogenase, beta subunit C-terminal domain — MVKVKDTFYAWANNEDIKAKGECGGAVTTLLKYALESKTVDAVLAIVRGADLYDGVPTLITKPEDIIKSAGSLHCAPTNIGKFLVQYLEGAKNMKIAVPVKQCDARSILAAAKRGKVNRDNILMIGLNCGGTMRPVAAREMISKFYGMNPDEVIKEEIAAGKFIVVNKNHEHKEIKIDELEDQGVGRRMNCQRCDIKIPRMADLACGNWGVIGPLAGKATFVEVCSEKGAKLMDGVINAKVLNTQAPDPKGLEIREKTDGAMVKLAAKHQKKQFTQAAMDSSYWAKQYSKCIKCRGCTVHCPVIFDLDQKIMPYEGTGLLPPAMAYHFARAAALGTDCINCGNCEDVCPMEIPVSRLHHEISKRLGAEIR, encoded by the coding sequence ATGGTCAAAGTCAAGGATACATTCTACGCGTGGGCGAATAACGAGGACATTAAGGCGAAGGGCGAGTGCGGCGGCGCCGTCACTACCCTGCTGAAGTACGCCCTCGAGAGCAAGACTGTCGATGCAGTATTAGCGATCGTGCGCGGAGCCGACCTCTATGACGGCGTTCCCACGCTGATCACGAAGCCCGAGGACATCATCAAGTCCGCCGGCTCGCTACACTGCGCCCCGACCAACATCGGCAAGTTCCTGGTGCAGTACCTGGAGGGCGCGAAGAACATGAAGATCGCCGTCCCGGTCAAGCAGTGCGACGCCCGCTCCATCCTGGCGGCCGCGAAGAGGGGCAAGGTCAACAGGGATAACATCCTCATGATCGGCCTGAACTGCGGCGGCACGATGAGGCCCGTGGCGGCCCGCGAGATGATCTCCAAGTTCTACGGCATGAACCCGGACGAGGTCATCAAGGAAGAGATCGCCGCCGGCAAGTTCATCGTGGTCAACAAGAACCACGAGCACAAGGAGATCAAGATCGACGAGCTCGAGGACCAGGGCGTCGGAAGGCGCATGAACTGCCAGCGCTGCGACATCAAGATCCCGCGCATGGCGGACCTGGCATGCGGTAACTGGGGCGTCATCGGCCCGCTCGCCGGCAAGGCCACCTTCGTGGAGGTCTGCAGCGAGAAGGGCGCGAAGCTCATGGACGGCGTCATCAACGCCAAAGTGCTCAACACCCAGGCACCGGACCCGAAGGGCCTTGAGATCCGTGAGAAGACGGACGGCGCCATGGTGAAGCTGGCCGCGAAGCACCAGAAGAAGCAGTTCACGCAGGCCGCGATGGACTCCTCCTACTGGGCGAAGCAGTATAGCAAGTGCATCAAGTGCAGAGGCTGCACGGTCCACTGTCCGGTCATCTTCGACCTGGACCAGAAGATCATGCCCTACGAAGGCACCGGCCTGCTGCCGCCCGCGATGGCATACCACTTCGCGAGGGCCGCGGCGCTCGGCACGGACTGCATCAACTGCGGTAACTGTGAGGACGTCTGCCCGATGGAAATACCGGTCTCGAGGCTGCACCACGAGATCTCCAAGAGGCTGGGCGCG